The Stigmatella aurantiaca DW4/3-1 genome contains the following window.
GACTGGCGCGCGAGAAAGGCGAGCGCCGTGTGGCGCACATCTCCATTGGGATCGTTCTGGCCCGCCCAGGACAGCAGGGGACCGGCGCCGGGCAGTTGCAAGAGGTTCGAGCCCAACAAGCGCACCACCTCGATGCGCACCGCGCCCACGGTGTCGGTGCGCAGGGTCCGCTCCAGGGCGGGCATCAGGGGCATCAAGGGCCGGAAGCTGCTCGCGAAGATGGCCGCTCGGCGCACCTCGGGAATGGGATCCTCCAACATGCTCGCCGCGAGCATCTGGTCGGCGGCGGGATCCGGAATGAGGCGCAGCGCCTCCACGGCGGCCTCGCGCACCACGGGCGAGGGATCTCTCAGCGCCTCCCGGATGGTGGGCAGCGCCAGCGGGTGCGCGCTGTTGGCCAGGGCCCGGAGCTGGAGGGCGCGCGCCTCGGGGGTGGGCGCGGCGGCCACGGCATTCGTCAGCTCGCGCAGCACCGCGCCCGCCGAGGGGTCCTTCTGGGTCTCCAGGTTCCGCGCGGCATTGCCCAATGCGAGCGTGGCCGTGTTGCGCAGATCCTCCTCGCCACTCTGGGTGAGCTGACGCAGCGCCGAGAGCCCTTCCTGCGTGGGCTTCTCCACCACCCCCAGCCCCGCCGCGGCGTCCACCCGCACCGGCACGGGCATCTGCTCATCGGTGACCACTTGTCCGAGGGCCCGGACGGCCTCCGGCGTGCTGGCGGCGGAGAGCGAGCCGATGAGGCTGCTGTACGTGTTGCGGTCCTTCTCGCCCCGCAGGAGCGCGGGCACCCGGGCGGCCTCCTCGGGATCCAGCGAGAAGAGGGCGCGCAGCCGGTTCATGAGCTGAGAGGTCGCGGGCCCCCGCTCCTTTTCGTCCTGAGGCAGCTTGCGCAAGTCCCCAACGAGGTCCGCCAAGCGCGCTCCGGCCACCAGCCGCCGAAGCTCCGCCTTGGGGTCCTCGGGCGCGAACACCTGCGTGGCCAGTGACGTGGTGGCCAACTGCTGCCGCCGCGCATCCAGCGAGCCAATGAGCAACGGCACGCTGCGCACCGCGGTCCGGGTCAACTGCACCTGTCCCTCTCCGCGCACCGTGGGCATCCCCTCGCCGGAGCTGACCGACACCTGCTCGCGGCTCGACACCGACTCGGGCCAACCCTCGACGCCCAGAAGGAACGAGGCCGTGGCGTCCATGGTGATGCGCACGCTGGGATCCAGGGGTTGCAGGCCGCTGGGCGACGTCATCTTGAGGTAGCGCTCCTTGGACTTCTCGTACTTCCGCGAACCCGGCACCTGGCGGTACTGGGCGGCATACAGGCCGGTGACATCCAGTTCCTGCGCCGGCCATGCCTCCTTGGGCACGTTGGGCGTGACGAACTGGGTGGAGGCCACCAGCGTGCGCAGGAAGTTCTGCGTCACCGGATCGAGATCCCGCTCGAAGTGTGCCAGCAGGGCCGCGCCCTGGCGGTTGAACGTCACATAGAAGGGCGCCTGAAGGTGCGCCAGCATCTCCGGGCGCGACCGCTCGTCGAGCGCGTCCCGCCCATCTGCCTCGAAGGTGAGCCGGTGCGAACGAATCTGGAACTGCGCGTCCAGACGGTCGCCCTGGCCGCCGACCACCGCCATGGACACCTCGCCCTGGAGGGACAAACGCAGGGAGGGAGACGCACTCGCGCCTTGCTGTCCAAAGGTGACCGATTGCTCGGCGGCCAGCGTGTAGACAAACTGAGTGCCCGTGGACCAGGTCCGCGTGCGCCGCTCAGAAGGGCTTTCCCCGGCCCCCGGCCCCGCCTGCACGGGCGCGGGAACATTCACCGCGGCCGGAGCAGCGGGCTCTACCTCGGGAGCGGGAATGGGCTTCTCCGCCAGAGCCCAGTAAGCAGCCCCAGAGCCCAGGAGAAGAACGGCGGCGATGGAGCTCACAAGCCAGCGGTGGGACACAGCGAAACCTCGGAACTGCGAGAAGAAAGCCACGATGGAGGAAACATCCCTCCATCGCGGCAGCCAACACGTCTACTCGAGCTGGCAGGAGGGCAACTGGTAGAGGCTGTCCACATGGGAGGCCGTCGGAGCCTGCAAGCAGCTCCCACCGCCACCACCGCCACCACCACCACCACCACCACCACCGCCACCACCACCACCACCGCCACCACCACCACCGCCACCACTACCGCCCGTGCCATCCAGCGCGCCCGTGCCACCCACCGGAGCGCCGGCTGCGCAGGTGAAGTTGAGCGGAACCGCACCGGTGTTGTTGTAGAGCGTCCAGCTCTTCGTGATGCCGCTCCACTTGGCAATGGTGAGCGAGATCTTCTTCTTGATGAACAGGAACTTGATCTTGATGAACGCCTTCAAGCTGCCGGACAAGGTGTTGACGGTGAAGTCCGACTTGAGGTTCCAGTCCATGGTGCTGCAACCGGTGGACACCAGTTGCGCGGTGACCGGCAAGCTCGCCCCGATGAGCGTCAGGTTGCCCTCCACGCCCAGGCTCGCCACGGAGATGCCCACCGCCGCGCTCGCGGACACGTAGACGTTCCCCTTGGGGGTGGCGATCAGCTTGGCCACGGTGGTGGCAATGGAGCCCGTCACCTTGATGCCCGCGTTGCCATTGAGCGACGCCGTCACCGTCACCGGGATGAACATGATGGGGAAGCTCTTGCTCGCGGACTTGAACGTCCGGTTGAAGAGCTGATCCTCGTACAACGTGCCCGAGAGCAGATCCTTCGAGTAGATCTGCGAACCCATCACGTACACGTTGACCTTCGCGCCAGCGAAGGCGTTTTGCTGACCGGTGCCCGTGGCCCGGGCGCGCAGCAGCTCGGTCTGCGTGGAGCTGAACACCTTGCCCCACACCTTGCCCTCGGCGATCGCCTCGAGCTTCGCCCCCGCACTGGACGTGGCCGGAATGCCGTTGAGCGACGCGTCGATGACGTAGCCCGCCCCGAAGGTGTTGTTGCCGAAACCGTCGTCCTTGTGGAACACCTTGCTGAAGGGCTGGTTCGCGGGGTTGCTCGCGTTGGGGTCTACTTGGACGCCCGGAGGCTCCGTGACCTGTGACGCATCCGGGGTCTGTCCTTCATCGTTGAAGACGTGCGGGTCCGGGTCTCCGTACTCCATGCCCGTGGTGCAGACACCCGTGCAGTCTTGGTACAGCGCCTGATTGATCTCGTTGTGGATCTGCACCACCGTGGACGGGTTCCCGTACACGCTGGAGCCATCATCCAGAATGAGTTCCTGTTCACGAACGATCAGAGCATGCGCGGAGCCAGACAATCCCAGCGATGCCACCGTTCCAATCAATGCAACCTTGGGGGATAGACGCGACATGGGGTGGGGGACCCCTCCTTGGGTGGTTTCCTGGGACAGGGTGTGGGTGTGGGTGTCCCCTGAGCGGGGGCCCCAGGACCGTCCCAGCTGCGTATGAAAGCCTAGAATTACAAAAATAAGCAACATTTCTGTTTACGCTGCTTTACCCGGCCCATCCACGGCACAGGGGCGCACCTTTTCATACATGGCCCGCCTGCCCCTTCTGGCCCGCCCCCTGCTCGGAATCCGACACCCCGTGGCCAAAGCCCCTGGGAGCCTGAAACCGGTGGGCAATGCTCCCGCGCCCAAAGGAGCGCCCTTGATGACGCACAAAACCTTGTTTGTTTTCCCAGCAGCGATCTGCCTGACGGCGTGTGCCCACGCCCCTTCCCCCTCCCCGCCTCCCGCCGAGGCGCCCGGGGCCCGCGCGCCCGCGCTCCCCGCTCCCGACACCCGCCATGACGTCAAGCGCTACAGCAAGGTCATCGGCTGGCGCGAAGGACAGACACCGGTGGCCCCCCCTGGCTTCCAGGTGACCCGCTTCGCGGACAGGCTGCGCAACCCACGTTGGATCTATGTCTTGCCCAACAAAGACATCCTGGTCGCGGAGGCAAGCTCCGAGTTCAAGAGTGACGAGGACAAAAAAGAAGCACAGCGGACCGGAAAGACCGAGTCGCAGAACCTCGGCAACAGCGCGAATCAAATCACCCTCTTCCGGGACGCGGACGGCGACGGGACCCCCGAGGTGCGGGAAGTTTTCCTCTCACGGCTCCACCAGCCCCTGGGCATGTTGCTTTTGAATGACCAGTTCTACGTCGCCAACACGGATGGGCTCTGGCGCTATCCTTACAAGACAGGACAAACCACCTTGCAAACACAAGGTGAGAAGCTCCTGGACTTGCCCGCCGGTGGCTATAACAACCACTGGACGCGCAACCTGCTCGCGAATGCGGAAGGCTCGCGGATCTATGTCTCCGTGGGCTCGGCCAGCAACATTGGCGAGAATGGGCTGGATGAGGAGAAGCGCCGCGCGAACATCCTGGAGATTCACCCTGACGGCAGCCAGGAGCGCATCTACGCCAGCGGCTTGCGAAACCCCGTGGGCATGGGTTGGGCGCCCGGAACCCAGACCCTGTGGACCGTGGTCAACGAGCGGGACAACCTGGGCGACAACCTGGTCCCCGATTACCTGACCCATGTTCAAGAGGGGGGCTTCTACGGCTGGCCCTACGCGTACTTTGGTCCCAACGAGGATCCCCGGCTCGCCGGCCAGCAGCCAGACCTGGTGAAGAAGACCCTGGTGCCGGATGTGCCGCTCGGCGCTCACACCGCGTCGCTCGGCCTGGCCTTCTATGACCAGAAGGCCTTTCCCGCGAAGTACCACGGCGGCGCATTCATCGGCCAGCATGGCTCGTGGAACCGCTCCGAACTGTCGGGGTACAAGGTTGTCTTTGTTCCCTTCCAGAACGGCAAGCCCAGCGGTCCACCCGAGGACTTCCTGACGGGGTTCATCTCGAACCTCGAGAAGGCCCAGGTGCATGGCCGGCCGGTGGGAATCGCCGTGTTGCCCGATGGCGCCCTGCTGGTGGCGGACGATGCAAGCAACACCGTCTGGCGGGTGACCCACAAGCCGTAAAAACGCTCGCCTCCCAGCCCCAAGCGGCTACGGACAGAGATCGCGGTCGCGCAACGCATGGAGGTGGCCCGAGGCGTTGCCCGTCAGCGACCGGGCATAAATCCCCCCATGGAAGCTCCCCTGGAAGAAGGTGATGTGGGCCCGGGGGGCGAGCACCGTCCCCGCAAAGCCATACCCCTCGGCATCGAGCAACCACGTGTCCACGAAGTGGTAGAGCACGTCTCGCGAGTCGATGCCGCCGCTCAACGAGAGGCCGAAGCCCCTGAACGTGGCCGAGCTGCCTCGGATGTTGATGACCGCCAGGGAACCCGCCGGAGCATCGATGGCCAGCACCTTGGCGCCATGGAAGGCGCTCGCGGGCACCTCGAAGACATTCACGTCCGGCTCCGTGCCGAGCAGTTGGATGCCCCCCCAAGGCTCGATGGCCACCGTCGCATTCGCTGGCAGCGCGGCGAGCCGGACGGACAGCCCGCGCAACTCGGCGCTGCGGGCGGTGAAGTCGATGGGAGTCCCTTGTAAGGCAGTGCCCCCGGCGAACGTCACGCTCGAACGGGGGGTGTACAAGCCCCCATGCCACGCATTGCCCCAGACCGCGCCGTTGGACAGGAGCAGGTCGCCGCCGGCCACCACACTCTGGGCCTGTAGGCTTTCCGGTACCTTCCTGCCCACCGAGAAGTGGTTCATCGCAATGTTGCCACCCGCGGCCACCCTGCCTTCCACGTCGGTGCCAAACGTGTAGTCCTCGAGCAGGAAGACGTTGTACTCGCCGAGGCGGACCTCGATGCATTCCGACGGGCCCGCGGCGGCGCCAAGCAAAGACTCGCGAAACCGTGGCCCCACCCCCTCGACGTCCGCCGCACCGCAGCCCGCCCACGACAGAAGCCCGGTGGCTGCAAGCAACAGGACCTTGGCGCCTGAGTGCATGGAATCCTCTCATTCAATGAAAAAGGAAGAATCCGCTGTACCAACAATCCTTCAGCGTCGCAAGGCGTCCTCGCCCTCTCCCCTTTTCACCCCGTGGAGGAAGGCGTCCGAACTCTTCAGGGAATCCTTCAGACGCCCTTCCTTCTGCAACCACATGGCGGTCGCCTCCCAAGTCCCCGCATCCTGGGTCCCAAACCGGGCGCCCTCCCCTTCCATCCAAGGAAGCAGCATCTGCAATGCCTGCGCTTCAATCTCCTCGTCGAGCGGGAAATGGCTGCTCTGTCCCTTGATCAGCAACCCCAGGGCCGCGGTCTGATTCGTCTGGGCCCACGCGTAGCCCTTCGCCATGGCCCGGAGCATCGCCTCGACCGTCCCCATGTCCTGGCGGGCCGTCTGCTTTCCGGTGATCAGCACCAGCTCATAGTAGTTGGGTACGCCAAACTCCGTGGGGGCGAAGTAGCGAATCTTGATGCCTTTCTTCTCGAAGAGCAGCTTCTCGTGGTTGATGAAGGCCCCCGTGACCGCCTGGACCCGCTGGGTGGTGATGGCTGGAATCAGATCCCACGAGACATCCGTCATGATCACTTTCTGGGGATCTCCTCCCGCGGCCTTGACCATGGTGTTCACCAAGCTGATGCTCAGGGACGTGCTGGGATAACCTACCTGCTTGCCCTCGAGTTCCTTCGGACTCTGGATTCCCGAATTCTCTGGCACCATGATGCCATTGAGCGGCCGCTGGACGATGGC
Protein-coding sequences here:
- a CDS encoding choice-of-anchor A family protein, whose protein sequence is MHSGAKVLLLAATGLLSWAGCGAADVEGVGPRFRESLLGAAAGPSECIEVRLGEYNVFLLEDYTFGTDVEGRVAAGGNIAMNHFSVGRKVPESLQAQSVVAGGDLLLSNGAVWGNAWHGGLYTPRSSVTFAGGTALQGTPIDFTARSAELRGLSVRLAALPANATVAIEPWGGIQLLGTEPDVNVFEVPASAFHGAKVLAIDAPAGSLAVINIRGSSATFRGFGLSLSGGIDSRDVLYHFVDTWLLDAEGYGFAGTVLAPRAHITFFQGSFHGGIYARSLTGNASGHLHALRDRDLCP
- a CDS encoding ABC transporter substrate-binding protein, which encodes MLRGWVMGCLSLLLAVGCSDKKGSSPTEASQGQGKALKKVSVVLDWYPNAVHIPILAAAQQGFFAAEGLDVDIKMPADNPTDGIKLVGAGKETFALYYAPDVLLAQAEGIPIVSVGAIVQRPLNGIMVPENSGIQSPKELEGKQVGYPSTSLSISLVNTMVKAAGGDPQKVIMTDVSWDLIPAITTQRVQAVTGAFINHEKLLFEKKGIKIRYFAPTEFGVPNYYELVLITGKQTARQDMGTVEAMLRAMAKGYAWAQTNQTAALGLLIKGQSSHFPLDEEIEAQALQMLLPWMEGEGARFGTQDAGTWEATAMWLQKEGRLKDSLKSSDAFLHGVKRGEGEDALRR
- a CDS encoding HEAT repeat domain-containing protein gives rise to the protein MAFFSQFRGFAVSHRWLVSSIAAVLLLGSGAAYWALAEKPIPAPEVEPAAPAAVNVPAPVQAGPGAGESPSERRTRTWSTGTQFVYTLAAEQSVTFGQQGASASPSLRLSLQGEVSMAVVGGQGDRLDAQFQIRSHRLTFEADGRDALDERSRPEMLAHLQAPFYVTFNRQGAALLAHFERDLDPVTQNFLRTLVASTQFVTPNVPKEAWPAQELDVTGLYAAQYRQVPGSRKYEKSKERYLKMTSPSGLQPLDPSVRITMDATASFLLGVEGWPESVSSREQVSVSSGEGMPTVRGEGQVQLTRTAVRSVPLLIGSLDARRQQLATTSLATQVFAPEDPKAELRRLVAGARLADLVGDLRKLPQDEKERGPATSQLMNRLRALFSLDPEEAARVPALLRGEKDRNTYSSLIGSLSAASTPEAVRALGQVVTDEQMPVPVRVDAAAGLGVVEKPTQEGLSALRQLTQSGEEDLRNTATLALGNAARNLETQKDPSAGAVLRELTNAVAAAPTPEARALQLRALANSAHPLALPTIREALRDPSPVVREAAVEALRLIPDPAADQMLAASMLEDPIPEVRRAAIFASSFRPLMPLMPALERTLRTDTVGAVRIEVVRLLGSNLLQLPGAGPLLSWAGQNDPNGDVRHTALAFLARQSPPEPRP
- a CDS encoding PQQ-dependent sugar dehydrogenase; the encoded protein is MTHKTLFVFPAAICLTACAHAPSPSPPPAEAPGARAPALPAPDTRHDVKRYSKVIGWREGQTPVAPPGFQVTRFADRLRNPRWIYVLPNKDILVAEASSEFKSDEDKKEAQRTGKTESQNLGNSANQITLFRDADGDGTPEVREVFLSRLHQPLGMLLLNDQFYVANTDGLWRYPYKTGQTTLQTQGEKLLDLPAGGYNNHWTRNLLANAEGSRIYVSVGSASNIGENGLDEEKRRANILEIHPDGSQERIYASGLRNPVGMGWAPGTQTLWTVVNERDNLGDNLVPDYLTHVQEGGFYGWPYAYFGPNEDPRLAGQQPDLVKKTLVPDVPLGAHTASLGLAFYDQKAFPAKYHGGAFIGQHGSWNRSELSGYKVVFVPFQNGKPSGPPEDFLTGFISNLEKAQVHGRPVGIAVLPDGALLVADDASNTVWRVTHKP